The following coding sequences lie in one Apium graveolens cultivar Ventura chromosome 1, ASM990537v1, whole genome shotgun sequence genomic window:
- the LOC141714573 gene encoding omega-hydroxypalmitate O-feruloyl transferase-like, whose amino-acid sequence MGEVCDIDGGFVITRSETITIQAETKTSTVQELHLSNLDRYFSPMVRTVFCYKLPDDDKKGTEGVGRVIREALAKVLVHFYPLAGNLTISSEGKLVVNCTNRGVPFVEAVADCDLDVLGDITIPDTFVLSKLVYLDPDAKNMLEMPLLTAQVTRFKCGGFVIGMALNHCMADGISAMQFVNSWSEIARGVSPTTLPYLDRSALSARKPPIISYPHDKLLESDCISTQSSQGELVYKLFEFDQKKLARLKKIIMQDGSITNCTTFVALTALIWRAKCKAYDTKQDQRAKLLIVVDGRSKLKNPPLPKNYFGNVIVLTSCLCNAGDLIEKPLSYAVQLVQDTIKTVDDEFIRSKIDYLEVTREKFPSSTTLLVCSWTRLAFKEMDFGWGEPTQSGCVTLPEKEAAILFSGAGKSRTGITVLLGLPVSAMKSFQELMHI is encoded by the exons AAGACAAGTACAGTTCAAGAACTTCACTTGTCGAATCTTGATCGGTACTTTTCTCCAATGGTTCGAACAGTGTTTTGTTATAAGCTACCAGATGATGATAAGAAGGGCACAGAAGGCGTTGGACGTGTTATTAGGGAAGCTTTGGCGAAAGTTTTGGTTCATTTTTACCCGCTTGCAGGAAACTTAACTATTAGTAGTGAGGGGAAGCTTGTAGTGAACTGCACAAACAGAGGTGTGCCATTTGTGGAAGCTGTGGCGGATTGTGATCTTGATGTGTTGGGAGATATTACGATTCCTGATACTTTTGTTTTATCGAAACTTGTTTATTTGGATCCGGATGCTAAGAACATGCTAGAGATGCCTTTACTAACTGCACAG GTAACAAGGTTCAAGTGCGGAGGATTTGTAATAGGAATGGCACTGAATCATTGCATGGCCGACGGAATATCAGCAATGCAGTTCGTTAACTCATGGAGTGAAATAGCAAGAGGCGTATCTCCGACGACATTACCATACCTCGACAGATCAGCTCTGAGCGCAAGAAAGCCTCCGATCATCAGCTACCCTCACGACAAGTTGTTGGAATCAGATTGCATCTCCACACAATCCTCACAAGGCGAACTAGTCTACAAATTATTCGAGTTTGATCAGAAAAAGCTGGCCAGGCTAAAGAAAATCATAATGCAAGACGGAAGCATCACCAACTGCACCACATTCGTCGCCCTCACGGCCTTGATCTGGCGTGCAAAATGCAAAGCCTATGACACGAAACAGGACCAACGAGCCAAACTTTTAATAGTCGTCGATGGACGATCCAAATTGAAAAATCCACCGTTACCAAAGAATTACTTTGGGAACGTAATCGTGTTAACAAGTTGCCTATGTAATGCAGGGGATTTGATCGAGAAGCCATTATCTTACGCAGTGCAACTTGTGCAAGACACTATTAAAACGGTTGATGACGAGTTTATTAGGTCGAAAATCGATTACCTAGAGGTAACTAGAGAAAAGTTTCCGAGTTCCACTACTCTACTAGTTTGTTCATGGACCAGGCTCGCGTTCAAGGAGATGGATTTCGGGTGGGGAGAACCGACGCAGTCTGGTTGCGTAACCTTACCGGAAAAAGAAGCTGCAATTTTGTTTTCAGGTGCTGGCAAGTCTAGAACGGGAATTACAGTTCTTCTTGGCTTGCCAGTCAGTGCCATGAAGTCATTCCAAGAGTTGATGCACATTTAG